The following nucleotide sequence is from Halogeometricum borinquense DSM 11551.
CGGGCACGGCAGGCATCCCTGTCACCCACCGCGACCACGCTTCGTCCGTCTCGTTCGTCACGGGTCACGAGGACCCGACGAAAGAAGAGTCCGCCGTAGACTGGGACGCGCTCGCCGCCACCGGCGGCACCCTCGTCGTCCTCATGGGTGTCGGGAAACTCCCCGACTACACCGCGGCGCTCCGTGAAGCAGGGATGGACCCCGAAACACCCGTCGCACTCGTCGAACGCGCGACGTGGCCCGAGATGCGGGTCGCCACCGGCACTCTCGATACCATCGTCTCGGTCCGTGATGAGACGGAGATAGAACCGCCGGCCATCACGGTCATTGGTGAGGTGGCAGGAACGCGCGAGAACGTCGTCGAGTTCCTGCGAAACCGAACGGGAGCGTTCGAGGACGAGAGCGCAACGCAGGAGGCCGACGAATGAGCCAGCAGGTCCGCGTAGCCGTCTTCCGGCCGGACGACGACCGGATGAGCGACGCCG
It contains:
- the cobA gene encoding uroporphyrinogen-III C-methyltransferase translates to MSVGTVYLVGSGPGDPDLMTVKAARLLETADVVLHDKLPGPEILERIPEEKREDVGKRAGGEWTPQEYTNRRLVELAREGKTVVRLKGGDPFVFGRGGEEMEHLAAADIPFEVVPGITSAIAGPGTAGIPVTHRDHASSVSFVTGHEDPTKEESAVDWDALAATGGTLVVLMGVGKLPDYTAALREAGMDPETPVALVERATWPEMRVATGTLDTIVSVRDETEIEPPAITVIGEVAGTRENVVEFLRNRTGAFEDESATQEADE